Proteins from a single region of Chrysemys picta bellii isolate R12L10 chromosome 25, ASM1138683v2, whole genome shotgun sequence:
- the MBD3 gene encoding methyl-CpG-binding domain protein 3 isoform X4 has translation MERKSPSGKKFRSKPQLARYLGSSMDLSTFDFRTGKMLMSKMNKNRQRMRYDCSNQAKGKPDLNTALPVRQTASIFKQPVTKITNHPSNKVKSDPQKAVDQPRQLFWEKKLSGLNAFDIAEELVKTMDLPKGLQGVGPGCTDETLLSAIASALHTSTMPITGQLSAAVEKNPGVWLNTSQPLCKAFMVTDEDIRKQEELVQQVRKRLEEALMADMLAHVEEIARDGEAPSEKEGGDEEGEEEEEEQDHDQEMENV, from the exons CCCAAGTGGGAAGAAGTTCCGAAGCAAGCCTCAGCTGGCCCGTTACCTGGGGAGCTCCATGGACTTGAGCACTTTCGACTTTCGCACAGGCAAAATGCTGATGAGTAAGATGAATAAGAACCGACAGAGGATGCGCTATGACTGTTCTAACCAAGCCAAA GGTAAACCTGACTTAAACACCGCACTCCCTGTCAGACAGACAGCCTCAATCTTCAAGCAGCCTGTCACTAAGATCACAAATCATCCCAGCAACAAAGTGAAGAGTGATCCCCAGAAAGCTGTAGATCAGCCCCGCCAG CTCTTCTGGGAGAAGAAACTAAGTGGACTGAACGCCTTTGACATTGCAGAAGAGCTGGTGAAAACAATGGACCTTCCAAAGGGTTTACAAG GGGTTGGACCTGGTTGCACAGATGAAACTCTCCTGTCTGCTATAGCTAGTGCCTTGCACACTAGCACTATGCCCATCACTGGACAGCTCTCTGCAGCTGTGGAGAAGAACCCCGGAGTTTGGCTAAACACCTCGCAGCCGCTCTGCAAAGCATTTATGGTGACGGATGAAGATATTAG GAAGCAGGAGGAGCTTGTGCAGCAGGTGCGGAAGAGGCTGGAGGAAGCACTGATGGCTGACATGCTCGCCCATGTGGAGGAAATAGCAAGGGATGGGGAAGCTCCTTCAGAGAAGGAAGGGGGTGATgaagaaggggaggaggaagaggaggaacaaGACCACGACCAGGAGATGGAGAATGTATAG
- the MBD3 gene encoding methyl-CpG-binding domain protein 3 isoform X1: MPRAALPGHRGGQRRPALGPSGKKFRSKPQLARYLGSSMDLSTFDFRTGKMLMSKMNKNRQRMRYDCSNQAKGKPDLNTALPVRQTASIFKQPVTKITNHPSNKVKSDPQKAVDQPRQLFWEKKLSGLNAFDIAEELVKTMDLPKGLQGVGPGCTDETLLSAIASALHTSTMPITGQLSAAVEKNPGVWLNTSQPLCKAFMVTDEDIRKQEELVQQVRKRLEEALMADMLAHVEEIARDGEAPSEKEGGDEEGEEEEEEQDHDQEMENV, translated from the exons CCCAAGTGGGAAGAAGTTCCGAAGCAAGCCTCAGCTGGCCCGTTACCTGGGGAGCTCCATGGACTTGAGCACTTTCGACTTTCGCACAGGCAAAATGCTGATGAGTAAGATGAATAAGAACCGACAGAGGATGCGCTATGACTGTTCTAACCAAGCCAAA GGTAAACCTGACTTAAACACCGCACTCCCTGTCAGACAGACAGCCTCAATCTTCAAGCAGCCTGTCACTAAGATCACAAATCATCCCAGCAACAAAGTGAAGAGTGATCCCCAGAAAGCTGTAGATCAGCCCCGCCAG CTCTTCTGGGAGAAGAAACTAAGTGGACTGAACGCCTTTGACATTGCAGAAGAGCTGGTGAAAACAATGGACCTTCCAAAGGGTTTACAAG GGGTTGGACCTGGTTGCACAGATGAAACTCTCCTGTCTGCTATAGCTAGTGCCTTGCACACTAGCACTATGCCCATCACTGGACAGCTCTCTGCAGCTGTGGAGAAGAACCCCGGAGTTTGGCTAAACACCTCGCAGCCGCTCTGCAAAGCATTTATGGTGACGGATGAAGATATTAG GAAGCAGGAGGAGCTTGTGCAGCAGGTGCGGAAGAGGCTGGAGGAAGCACTGATGGCTGACATGCTCGCCCATGTGGAGGAAATAGCAAGGGATGGGGAAGCTCCTTCAGAGAAGGAAGGGGGTGATgaagaaggggaggaggaagaggaggaacaaGACCACGACCAGGAGATGGAGAATGTATAG
- the MBD3 gene encoding methyl-CpG-binding domain protein 3 isoform X3 — MSFSLASNCYTTGSDLSVVFKQETSPSGKKFRSKPQLARYLGSSMDLSTFDFRTGKMLMSKMNKNRQRMRYDCSNQAKGKPDLNTALPVRQTASIFKQPVTKITNHPSNKVKSDPQKAVDQPRQLFWEKKLSGLNAFDIAEELVKTMDLPKGLQGVGPGCTDETLLSAIASALHTSTMPITGQLSAAVEKNPGVWLNTSQPLCKAFMVTDEDIRKQEELVQQVRKRLEEALMADMLAHVEEIARDGEAPSEKEGGDEEGEEEEEEQDHDQEMENV; from the exons ATGAGCTTCTCATTGGCTTCTAACTGTTACACTACTGGCTCTGATCTTTCAGTGGTCTTCAAGCAAGAAACTAG CCCAAGTGGGAAGAAGTTCCGAAGCAAGCCTCAGCTGGCCCGTTACCTGGGGAGCTCCATGGACTTGAGCACTTTCGACTTTCGCACAGGCAAAATGCTGATGAGTAAGATGAATAAGAACCGACAGAGGATGCGCTATGACTGTTCTAACCAAGCCAAA GGTAAACCTGACTTAAACACCGCACTCCCTGTCAGACAGACAGCCTCAATCTTCAAGCAGCCTGTCACTAAGATCACAAATCATCCCAGCAACAAAGTGAAGAGTGATCCCCAGAAAGCTGTAGATCAGCCCCGCCAG CTCTTCTGGGAGAAGAAACTAAGTGGACTGAACGCCTTTGACATTGCAGAAGAGCTGGTGAAAACAATGGACCTTCCAAAGGGTTTACAAG GGGTTGGACCTGGTTGCACAGATGAAACTCTCCTGTCTGCTATAGCTAGTGCCTTGCACACTAGCACTATGCCCATCACTGGACAGCTCTCTGCAGCTGTGGAGAAGAACCCCGGAGTTTGGCTAAACACCTCGCAGCCGCTCTGCAAAGCATTTATGGTGACGGATGAAGATATTAG GAAGCAGGAGGAGCTTGTGCAGCAGGTGCGGAAGAGGCTGGAGGAAGCACTGATGGCTGACATGCTCGCCCATGTGGAGGAAATAGCAAGGGATGGGGAAGCTCCTTCAGAGAAGGAAGGGGGTGATgaagaaggggaggaggaagaggaggaacaaGACCACGACCAGGAGATGGAGAATGTATAG